The following proteins are co-located in the Neodiprion virginianus isolate iyNeoVirg1 chromosome 6, iyNeoVirg1.1, whole genome shotgun sequence genome:
- the LOC124308172 gene encoding MD-2-related lipid-recognition protein-like, which translates to MKTRHLISPLVLIAVITLATPIFAEVVVWRPCSYSDLSENLPTNCTVHEVRVKPCKEATSKKPCRIKRGQEASISFDFTPNFSSDNLQSSAYWANDMQDIGFPGMNTNACGNTACPTTSGTRQTYSYELAISKSFPVRIFNVKWKLWNEEAQECCILFQIKLTK; encoded by the exons ATGAAGACCCGTCACCTTATTTCACCCCTGGTTTTAATCGCCGTCATAACTCTGGCCACCCCGATTTTCGCCGAAGTCGTTGTTTGGCGGCCCTGCTCTTATTCGGACC TTTCAGAAAATTTACCAACCAACTGCACGGTACACGAGGTTCGAGTAAAACCCTGCAAGGAGGCTACTTCCAAAAAACCATGCCGTATAAAACGAGGACAAGAAGCGAGCATCAGCTTCGATTTTACACCCA atttttcgaGCGACAACTTGCAGAGCAGTGCTTACTGGGCGAATGATATGCAAGACATTGGATTCCCAGGAATGAATACGAATGCTTGCGGTAATACAGCTTGTCCGACAACCTCGGGGACAAGGCAAACTTACAGTTACGAATTGGCtatttcaaaatcgtttcCAGTG AGAATTTTCAACGTCAAGTGGAAACTTTGGAACGAGGAAGCTCAGGAATGCTGCATTCTGTTCCAGATTAAGCTCACCaaataa